The following coding sequences lie in one Plasmodium sp. gorilla clade G2 genome assembly, chromosome: 11 genomic window:
- a CDS encoding cathepsin C, homolog, with product MAKKICSVSFLLVLLNVLHLCIKFSVADLPTHVETKNLLGKWKILRTKTSPNLTTCGSSQPNKNTYNVGITDYKKYLLENNYEFVSELTVVLSDDYVFYGDIYNTKDNEHRSKWKVLAVYDENKRVIGTWTTICDEGFEVKIGNETYAALMHYEPNGKCGPVSDEDALDSNGDTDCYTTSFSKIRYGWLDVENEQNEHLHGCFYAERVFDSVNEIKHLDSSSLDNNDSSNVQTFSYDNKLNNILNSNNNMLYKFGNLQKPTFTKRNNMNVQFNSELNWHRMKHHGKKKPLKKSMLAASRQTYACPCNANEVVDNITNKGDSDNPVSPTLIQLNNNLKNTTATGNKDTNEMDLENYEDTLNSPKRELEMNELPKNFTWGDPWNNNTREYEVTNQLLCGSCYIASQLYAFKRRIEVALTKKLDRKYLNNFDDQLSIQTVLSCSFYDQGCNGGFPYLVSKLAKLQGIPLNVYFPYSATEETCPYNISKHPNDINGSGKLREINAIFNSNNNMSTYNNINNYNNNNNNNHQLGVVYSNTSSQEPAISEANRWYAKDFNYVGGCYGCNQCNGEKIMMNEIYRNGPIVSSFEASPDFYDYADGVYFVEDFPHARRCTIEPKNDGVYNITGWDRVNHAIVLLGWGEDVIDGKTYKYWIGRNSWGNGWGKDGYFKILRGQNFSGIESQSLFIEPDFTRGAGKILLEKMQKELGN from the coding sequence atggcaAAGAAAATTTGTAGTGTAAGTTTTTTACTTGTATTGTTAAACGTTTTGCATTTGTGCATTAAGTTTAGTGTTGCTGATTTACCAACACATGTAGAAACAAAGAATTTATTAGGAAAATGGAAAATTTTAAGGACTAAAACGTCCCCCAATTTGACTACTTGTGGTTCTAGTCAACCTAATAAGAATACATATAATGTAGGTATAACAgattataagaaatatttgcTTGAGAACAATTATGAATTTGTATCAGAATTGACTGTTGTATTATCTGATGATTATGTATTTTAtggtgatatatataatactaaaGATAATGAGCACAGAAGTAAATGGAAAGTGTTAGCTGTATATGATGAGAATAAAAGAGTGATTGGTACTTGGACTACTATATGTGATGAAGGTTTTGAAGTAAAGATTGGTAATGAAACCTATGCAGCTTTAATGCATTATGAACCTAATGGAAAATGTGGTCCAGTATCTGATGAAGATGCTTTAGATTCCAATGGAGATACTGATTGTTATACTACAAGTTTTAGTAAGATAAGATATGGATGGTTAGATGTTGAGAATGAGCAGAATGAACATTTACATGGTTGTTTTTATGCTGAAAGAGTTTTTGATAGtgtaaatgaaataaaacaTTTGGATTCTTCCTCCttagataataatgattccTCAAATGTTCAAACATTTAGTTATGAtaacaaattaaataatattttaaattctaataataatatgttatataaatttgGTAATTTACAAAAACCCACATTTACAAAAAGAAACAATATGAATGTTCAATTTAATTCTGAATTAAACTGGCACAGAATGAAACACCATGGAAAGAAAAAACCCTTGAAGAAATCTATGTTGGCTGCATCAAGACAAACATATGCATGTCCATGTAACGCTAATGAAGTTGTTGacaatataacaaataaaggAGATTCAGATAATCCAGTATCACCAACTTTAATACAATTAAACaataatttgaaaaatacAACTGCAACAGGTAATAAGGATACAAATGAAATGGATTTAGAAAATTATGAGGATACATTAAATTCACCTAAGAGAGAATTAGAAATGAATGAATTACCAAAAAATTTTACTTGGGGTGATCCATGGAATAATAATACTAGAGAATATGAAGTTACTAATCAATTATTATGTGGTTCATGTTATATAGCTTCACAATTATATGCatttaaaagaagaataGAAGTAGCACTAACTAAAAAATTGGATAGAAAATATTTGAACAATTTTGATGATCAATTATCAATACAAACTGTTTTATCATGTTCTTTCTATGACCAAGGATGTAATGGTGGTTTCCCATATTTAGTATCTAAATTAGCTAAGTTACAGGGTATCCcattaaatgtatatttccCATATAGTGCAACTGAAGAGACATGTccatataatataagtaaacatccaaatgatataaatggaTCTGGTAAATTAAGAGAAATCAATGCTATATTTAACAGTAACAATAATATGAGTACATACAACAACatcaataattataataataataataataataaccatCAATTAGGTGTTGTATACTCAAATACATCTTCACAAGAACCTGCTATTTCTGAAGCAAACAGATGGTATGCTAAAGACTTTAATTATGTAGGTGGTTGTTATGGTTGTAATCAATGTAATGGTGAGAAAATTATGATGAATGAAATTTATAGAAATGGTCCTATCGTTTCTTCATTTGAAGCTTCTCCAGATTTCTATGACTATGCTGATGGTGTATACTTTGTTGAAGATTTCCCACATGCACGTAGATGTACAATCGAACCTAAAAATGATGGTGTCTATAATATCACAGGTTGGGATCGAGTTAACCATGCCATTGTTTTGTTAGGATGGGGAGAAGATGTAATTGATGGAAAAACATACAAATATTGGATAGGAAGAAATAGTTGGGGAAATGGTTGGGGTAAAGATGGATACTTTAAAATCTTAAGAGGACAAAATTTCAGTGGTATTGAAAGTCAAAGTTTATTTATTGAACCAGATTTTACAAGAGGTGCTGGTAAAATACTTTTAGAAAAAATGCAAAAGGAATTAGGAaactaa
- a CDS encoding oligosaccharyl transferase STT3 subunit, putative has protein sequence MVKDEKIGDDLEDEIDNLRAHFFVNRLFEKVFCSHYLRKVMIRSKLVRYKMEVFILLLIGVLSFITRLFSVIRNEAIIHEYDPYFNYKLTNILNEEDFYKFWNYFDDKSWYPLGRTTGQTLFPGLMITSFIFYKICHFFGILVSMRNICIYIGPIFSFFTCIISYFLTKEIYNFSGAALLSALFVSISPSHISRTVAGSYDNESISIFLLLLCIYNWIRCLKKGTLLSVLMCSLSTYYMALSWGAYIFITNSISLFMLIIIILKKYTIKHCIIYNVYYILTTILCLNIPCIHRSVFISIEHLATHSIYILSTVMIILHFIIKYFHLKEIYIKQKFIQLSFIFFLLIFKYLIFTDKLSWNHRSRTLLDPTYASKHNPIVASISEHQPTTWSSYFFDIHLVLLFLPLGLYQCFKKNGSIESFFLGIFTVLCLYFSSLMVRLLLIFSPFACILSSIGLSSLISRFIPIIRIPPHTYLSSIILFDDVKQKEEKNNNNDGLNCNDIPSNGNVLDKNANMSSLNLMIRHENIWKELNRPKNDDKRDDKNDDKNDDKSDDKSDDKSEKESNCYNNTNIIYVKKLNFNKLERRNNISILTSICILVMLIYYVILIILHSTWCSSIAYSESNITFYSRNKDGDRYINDDIRQMYKWINENTEIDSKIVAWWDYGYQLSVMSNRITYVDNNTWNPEHIATIGLILSTNEKEAYEYLKMLDCDYILVSYGGYSKNSSDDLNKFLWILKITNKKYKFINPLLYYYHDKYHPLGKNATTFMTNSVLYKLSYYNLTNNNIKGYDYIRKIPVPEIKNLFYFEEVFTSDVWGFRLYKIKDIY, from the exons atggtGAAGGATGAGAAAATCGGAGATGACTTGGAAGACGAGATTGATAATTTAAGAGCTCATTTTTTTGTGAATCGCCTTTTTGAGAAGGTATTTTGTAGTCATTATTTAAGGAAG GTAATGATAAGAAGCAAATTGGTGAGATACAAAATGGAAGTgtttattttacttttaataGGTGTGTTAAGTTTTATTACTAGATTATTTTCAGTAATACGTAATGAGGCGATAATACATGAATATGATccttattttaattataaattaacaaatattttaaatgaagaagatttttataaattttggAATTACTTTGATGATAAGTCATGGTATCCATTAGGTAGAACAACTGGACAAACATTATTTCCAGGATTAATGATTActagttttatattttataagataTGTCATTTTTTTGGTATATTAGTGAGTATgagaaatatatgtatatatattggtCCTATATTTAGTTTTTTTACTTGTATAATATCTTATTTCTTAACAaaagaaatttataattttagtGGTGCAGCTTTATTATCAGCATTATTTGTATCTATTTCACCTTCTCATATTTCAAGAACAGTAGCTGGATCATATGACAATGAatctatatctatatttttattattattatgtatatataattggataagatgtttaaaaaaaggaaCCCTTTTATCTGTATTAATGTGTTCTCTTTCAACATATTATATGGCATTATCTTGGGgtgcatatatatttataacaaaTTCAATTAGTTTATTTatgttaattattataatattaaagaaatatacaattaaacattgtattatttataatgtatattatattttgacAACTATATTATGTCTTAATATTCCATGTATTCATCGTTCAGTCTTTATTAGTATTGAACATTTAGCAACACATtcaatttatattctttctACTGTTATGATTATtcttcattttataataaaatattttcatcttaaagaaatatatataaaacaaaaatttatacaattatcatttattttttttcttcttatatttaaatatttaatatttacagATAAATTGTCATGGAATCATAGATCTAGAACATTACTAGATCCAACATATGCATCTAAACATAATCCAATTGTTGCATCTATATCAGAACACCAACCAACAACATGgtcttcttatttttttgatatacatctggtattattatttttacccCTTGGATTATAtcaatgttttaaaaaaaacggATCAATagaatcattttttttaggaATCTTTACagttttatgtttatatttttcatctttGATGGTAAGGCTTCTTTTGATTTTTTCTCCTTTTGCATGTATATTAAGTTCCATTGGTTTATCCTCATTAATAAGTCGTTTCATACCCATAATAAGAATTCCCCCTCACACGTACTTATCatctattattttatttgatgaTGTGAAACAAAaagaggaaaaaaataataacaacgaTGGTTTGAATTGCAATGATATACCATCTAATGGTAATGTATTAGATAAGAATGCAAATATGTCTTCTTTAAATTTGATGATAAGACATGAGAATATTTGGAAAGAATTGAATAGACccaaaaatgatgataaacgtgatgataaaaatgatgataaaaatgatgataaaagtGATGATAAAAGTGATGATAAAAGTGAGAAAGAAAGTAATTgctataataatacaaatataatatatgtaaaaaaattaaattttaataaattagaaagaagaaataatatatctattttaACCAGTATATGTATACTTgtaatgttaatatattatgtcaTATTAATTATTCTTCATTCAACATGGTGTTCATCTATAGCATATTCAGAATcaaatataacattttatagTAGAAATAAAGATGGAGatagatatataaatgatgatataagacaaatgtataaatggataaatgaaaatactgAGATAGATTCTAAGATTGTAGCATGGTGGGATTATGGTTATCAATTAAGTGTTATGAGTAATAGAATAACATatgttgataataatacatgGAATCCTGAACATATAGCTACTATTGGTTTAATATTAAGtacaaatgaaaaagaagcatatgaatatttaaaaatgttaGATTGTGATTATATATTAGTTTCATATGGTGGGTATTCTAAAAACTCATCAgatgatttaaataaattcttatggattttaaaaataacaaataaaaaatataaatttattaatccattattatattattatcatgatAAATATCATCCATTAGGAAAAAATGCTACAACTTTTATGACAAACAGTGTACTCTATAAATtgtcatattataatttaactaataataatatcaaaggttatgattatattagaaaaataCCAGTAcctgaaattaaaaatttattttattttgaagaAGTATTTACATCTGATGTCTGGGGATTTCGTCTATACAAAATTAAAGAtatctattaa
- a CDS encoding folate transporter 2, translated as MIEKSNNPFLSIDPIVERTKSNGEGLPLLNSKTKKRFDFTQIVVYLVGLSDGLTHLASLAIYYLFKDYFRLTPYQVSLILMYPYIPFILKPVIALITDSFSIFGMRRKPYLFLFSLFQSLNFLALALVNLTVIQASLILFFISLCASFCTTVAEALVVESSMGKTYSQGTNKVTEFIASKAIGSLSVAYFSGYFLEKMPREYIFIATSIFPLIISISCLFLKEKEYSTNRNIFNQLTDLIKFINTPIFLGPFLYIFVYMSGPDYDDAFFFFCTNKLGFRPSFMGTLRLTYGIASLIGIIIYRVFLKNCSLRKTLIITTLVSFPIYISPIILTEHINKFLGISNELFVLSGGFLIEAITEIQLLPLFILTANICQPGLEASVFATILSVKNLGSLTKKGTSSFITYLMKIDSYNFDNLSLYILTCGFFLLLSLTLVPLLPNEEHIEKLKNKETSKR; from the coding sequence atgataGAAAAATCGAATAATCCATTTTTAAGTATTGACCCTATTGTAGAAAGAACAAAATCTAATGGAGAAGGTTTACCTTTATTGAACtctaaaacaaaaaaacgTTTTGATTTTACTCAGATTGTTGTATATTTAGTAGGTTTATCAGATGGATTAACACATTTAGCATCATTagctatatattatttatttaaagatTATTTTAGATTAACTCCATATCAAGTGtctttaatattaatgtatCCATATATaccatttatattaaaaccTGTAATAGCCTTAATAACAGAttctttttcaatatttgGTATGAGAAGAAaaccatatttatttttatttagttTATTTCAATCATTAAATTTCTTAGCATTAGCACTTGTAAATTTAACAGTTATACAAGCAagtttaattttattttttatatctttatgtGCATCATTTTGCACAACAGTAGCAGAAGCATTAGTAGTTGAAAGTTCTATGGGTAAAACCTATTCACAAGGAACAAATAAGGTTACAGAATTTATAGCATCTAAAGCAATAGGTAGTTTATCAGTTGCATATTTTTCTGGATATTTTTTAGAAAAGATGCCaagagaatatatttttatagctACATCAATATTTCCTTTAATAATATCTATatcatgtttatttttaaaagaaaaagaatattcaacaaacagaaatatatttaaccAGTTAACAGATTTAatcaaatttataaatacacCAATATTTTTAGGAccattcttatatatatttgtatatatgtcAGGTCCAGATTATGATGatgcattttttttcttctgcACAAATAAATTAGGTTTTAGACCATCTTTTATGGGTACTTTAAGATTAACATATGGTATAGCTTCTTTAATaggaataataatttatcgtgtatttttaaaaaattgcAGCTTAAGAAAAACATTAATTATAACAACATTAGTATCttttcctatatatatatctcctATTATATTAAcagaacatataaataaattcttAGGAATATCAAATGAATTGTTTGTATTAAGTGGAGGCTTTTTAATTGAAGCTATAACAGAAATACAGTTATTGCCATTATTTATCTTAACAGCAAATATATGTCAACCAGGTTTAGAAGCTAGTGTTTTTGCTACCATTTTAAGTGTTAAAAATTTAGGTTCACTTACAAAAAAAGGTACATCATcatttattacatatttaatgaaaatagatagttataattttgataatttaagtttatatattttgactTGTGGATTTTTCCTCTTATTGTCCTTAACCTTGGTTCCCCTATTACCAAACGAGGAGCACATCGAaaagttaaaaaataaagaaacatCCAAGAGATaa
- a CDS encoding chaperone protein ClpB2: MTRRYLKYYIFVTLLFFVQIINNVLCAPDNKQEQGKYLNRTINILNAGKNIAKSYGHNKLKPIHILSALAKSDYGSTLFKENNVNASNLKEYIDIALEQTRAGAPLDNKSKIVNSAEVKETLALAEAAANKYKSPKVDVEHLLSGLSNDELVNEIFNEVYLTDEAIKAILKSKFEKTKKDKDGKTGTLYIEQFGSNMNEKVRNGKLQGIYGRDEEIRAIIESLLRYNKNSPVLVGNPGTGKTTIVEGLVYRIEKGDVPKELQGYTVISLNFRKFTSGTSYRGEFETRMKNIIKELKNKKNKIILFVDEIHLLLGAGKAEGGTDAANLLKPVLSKGEIKLIGATTIAEYRKFIESCSAFERRFEKILVEPPSVDMTVKILRSLKSKYENFYGINITDKALVAAAKISDRFIKDRFLPDKAIDLLNKACSFLQVQLSGKPRIIDVTERDIERLSYEISTLEMDVDKVSKKKYNKLIKEFEEKKEQLKKYYEEYVITGERLKRKKEIEKKLNDLKELTQNYVYSNKEPPIELQNSLKEAQQKYLELYKETVAYVEAKTHNAMNVDAVYQEHVSYIYLRDSGMPLGSLSFESSKGALRLYNSLSKSIIGNEDIIKSLSDAVVKAATGMKDPEKPIGTFLFLGPTGVGKTELAKTLAIELFNSKDNLIRVNMSEFTEAHSVSKITGSPPGYVGFSDSGQLTEAVREKPHSVVLFDELEKAHADVFKVLLQILGDGYINDNHRRNIDFSNTIIIMTSNLGAELFKKKLFFDADNSGTPEYKRVMEDVRLSLIKKCKKVFKPEFVNRIDKIGVFEPLNKKNLHKIVALRFKKLEKRLEEKNIQVSVSEKAIDYIIDQSYDPELGARPTLIFIESVIMTKFAIMYLKKELVDDMDVFVDYNTKAKNLVINLSKS, from the exons atgacAAGAAGATATTTaaagtattatatttttgttactttattgttttttgttcaaattattaataatgtatTGTGTGCTCCCGATAATAAGCAAGAG CAAGGAAAATATTTGAATAGAACAATAAACATTTTAAATGCGGGAAAAAATATAGCCAAAAGTTATGGTCACAATAAATTAAAGCCTATACACATTTTAAGTGCCCTAGCCAAGAGTGATTATG gTTCAACTCTATTTAAGGAAAATAATGTTAATGCCTCGAACTTgaaggaatatatagatatcGCCTTAGAACAAACAAGAGCGGGAGCG cCATTGGATAATAAAAGCAAAATTGTAAACTCCGCAGAAGTTAAGGAAACATTAGCTTTAGCTGAAGCTGCTGCCAACAAATACAAAAGTCCCAAAGTGGATGTTGAACATTTGTTAAGTGGATTATCAAATGATGAATTAGTAAATGAAATTTTTAATGAAGTATATTTAACGGATGAAGCCATTAAAGCAATATTAAAAAGCAAATTTGAAAAAACGAAAAAGGATAAAGATGGGAAAACAGGAACTTTATACATTGAACAATTTGGTTCcaatatgaatgaaaaagTAAGAAATGGAAAATTACAAGGTATTTATGGAAGAGATGAAGAAATTAGAGCTATTATTGAATCCTTGTTAAGATATAATAAGAACAGTCCAGTTTTAGTTGGTAATCCTGGTACTGGTAAAACAACAATTGTTGAAGGTTTAGTATACAGAATTGAAAAAGGAGATGTACCAAAAGAATTACAAGGATATACTGTTATTAGTTTAAATTTTAGAAAATTTACCTCAGGAACATCATATAGAGGAGAATTTGAAACaagaatgaaaaatataattaaagaattaaaaaataagaaaaataaaattatcttATTTGTTGACGAAATTCACTTATTATTAGGAGCTGGTAAAGCAGAAGGAGGTACAGATGCAgctaatttattaaaaccaGTTTTATCTAAAGGTGAAATAAAATTGATTGGTGCAACAACTATTGCTGAATATAGAAAATTCATAGAAAGTTGTTCAGCGTTCGAAAGAAGATTTGAAAAAATTCTTGTAGAACCTCCTTCAGTTGATATGACAGTAAAGATTTTAAGATCTTTAAAAAGTAAATACGAAAACTTTTATGGCATTAATATAACAGATAAAGCCTTAGTAGCAGCAGCAAAAATATCAGATAGATTTATAAAGGATAGATTTTTACCAGATAAAGCTattgatttattaaataaagctTGCTCCTTTTTACAAGTACAATTATCAGGAAAACCAAGAATTATTGATGTAACAGAAAGAGATATAGAAAGATTGTCATATGAAATAAGTACATTAGAAATGGACGTAGATAAAGTATccaaaaagaaatataataaattgatTAAAGAGTTTGAGGAGAAAAAAGAAcaattaaagaaatattatgaagAATATGTTATTACAGGAGAGAGATTAAAgagaaagaaagaaattgaaaagaaattaaatgatCTTAAAGAATTAACacaaaattatgtatattcaaataaagaGCCACCTATAGAATTACAAAATAGTTTAAAAGAAGCtcaacaaaaatatttagaattatataaagaaacaGTAGCATATGTTGAAGCAAAAACACACAATGCAATGAATGTTGATGCAGTTTATCAAGAACAtgtatcttatatatatttaagagATTCTGGTATGCCACTTGGTTCTTTATCATTTGAATCATCCAAAGGTGCATTAAGATTATATAATAGTTTATCTAAATCAATTATTGGAAATgaagatattataaaatcatTAAGTGATGCTGTTGTGAAAGCAGCTACTGGTATGAAAGATCCAGAAAAACCTATAGgaacctttttatttttaggaCCTACAGGTGTGGGTAAAACTGAGTTAGCAAAAACATTAGCtattgaattatttaattcaaaAGATAACTTGATTCGTGTTAACATGTCAGAATTTACAGAGGCTCACTCAGTTTCCAAAATTACTGGTAGTCCACCAGGTTATGTTGGTTTCAGTGACTCTGGTCAGTTAACTGAAGCAGTCCGAGAAAAACCTCACTCCGTTGTACTTTTTGATGAATTAGAAAAAGCTCATGCCGATGTCTTTAAAgtattattacaaatattagGAGATGgttatattaatgataatcaTAGAAGAAATATAGATTTTTCAAAtaccattattattatgacatCTAACTTAGGAGcagaattatttaaaaagaaactTTTCTTTGATGCCGACAATTCAGGTACGCCAGAATACAAAAGAGTTATGGAAGATGTCAGATTAtctcttataaaaaaatgtaagaAAGTATTCAAACCAGAATTCGTTAACAGAATTGATAAAATTGGTGTATTTGAACctttgaataaaaaaaacctACATAAAATAGTTGCATtaagatttaaaaaattagaaaagagattagaagaaaaaaatatacaagtATCTGTTTCTGAAAAGGCTATTGATTATATTATAGATCAATCATATGATCCAGAATTAGGAGCAAGACCtactttaatatttattgaaaGTGTTATTATGACCAAATTTGCTATTATGTATTTGAAGAAAGAATTAGTAGATGATATGGATGTATTTGTTGATTATAATACGAAAGCTAAAAACTTGGTTATAAACTTATCAAAATCGTAA
- a CDS encoding guanine nucleotide-exchange factor SEC12, translating to MNEMKVSYLNYPIYGIGSNKDYVVTSGGGGGKNYGIEDMLDINIFNEKEKKLEVVWSTTEQRGVVDSIIYVEKYNIWLGSVKNECILFEINEETGPNILLTFVTDFNEKNARQVVVKFSSKDDLILTGGEDKTLRLWKLNFVKRENENKGDMKGDNKKDDDNKKDEDNKKDEDNKKDDDNKKDSKNKKDSKNKKDSKNKKDSDNKQDSDNKTHDDNYIAVNNNLYLDKNKSVEHLGDFIGHDDSIKDCDISFDEKIICTCSSDHSLKIWDTNSFVNLHTEQMKSPQNKNDKLNFRCCKFLNHSNSFKDFTYTLLTTAYTPRGSSYLIIWKVYYNDKKEKFTFTKDKFIWINDRPCCNIAVSMNQKFIALGFSTGALKIYNSKYYLLAHYKKHELPITAMCFIKNDNYLLSAGADYTISSLHINSFMFRYLRKFGRFIIYFLLLFFISIILLDSFNVGYDLRISSLFQNKPYTNMTKKKRNYNVDPKKKKVVMDMDEL from the coding sequence atgaatgaaatgaaagtttcatatttaaattatcctATCTACGGTATAGGATCAAATAAAGATTATGTAGTAACATCTGGTGGTGGAGGTGGGAAGAATTATGGCATTGAAGATATGTtagatattaatatatttaatgagaaagaaaaaaagttaGAAGTAGTATGGTCCACAACTGAACAAAGAGGTGTTGTTGATTCTATAATTTatgtagaaaaatataatatatggttAGGTTCTGTAAAAAAtgaatgtattttatttgaaataaatgaagaaacaggtcctaatattttattaacatttGTTACTGactttaatgaaaaaaatgcaAGACAGGTTGTTGTAAAATTTTCTAGCAAAGATGATTTAATATTAACAGGAGGGGAAGATAAGACATTAAGGTTGTGGAAAttaaattttgtaaaaagggagaatgaaaataaaggTGACATGAAAGGTGATAACAAAAAAGATGATGATAACAAAAAAGATGAAGATAACAAAAAAGATGAAGATAACAAAAAAGATGATGATAACAAAAAAGATagtaaaaacaaaaaagatagtaaaaacaaaaaagatagtaaaaacaaaaaagataGTGATAACAAACAAGATAGTGATAACAAAACacatgatgataattatattgcagttaataataatttatatcttGATAAGAATAAATCTGTGGAACATTTAGGTGATTTCATAGGTCATGATGATAGTATAAAAGATTGTGATATATCTtttgatgaaaaaattatatgtactTGTTCATCTGATcattctttaaaaatatggGATACAAATAGTTTTGTAAATTTACATACAGAACAAATGAAAAGTcctcaaaataaaaatgataaattaaatttcCGATGTTGTAAATTTTTGAACCATTCTAATAGTTTTAAAGATTTTACATATACCTTATTAACAACTGCATATACACCTAGAGGATCTagttatttaataatatggaaagtatattataatgataaaaaagaaaagtttACTTTTACAAAAGATAAATTTATATGGATTAATGATAGACCATGTTGTAATATTGCTGTTAGTATGAATCAAAAATTTATAGCTTTAGGATTTAGTACAGGagctttaaaaatatataattcgaaatattatcttttagCTCATTATAAGAAACATGAATTACCCATCACAGCTATgtgttttattaaaaatgataattatctTTTATCAGCTGGAGCAGATTATACAATTAGTTCTTTACatattaattcttttatgTTTAGATATTTAAGAAAATTTGGAagattcataatatatttcttattattattttttatatcaattattttattagatTCATTTAATGTAGGATATGATCTGCGCATATCCTCATTATTTCAAAATAAACCATACACTaatatgacaaaaaaaaaaagaaattataacgTAGAtccaaagaaaaaaaaagttgtCATGGACATGgatgaattataa